CTTCTTTCCCTTCGCTGCCGACGTCGGGAGGATGCAACAACCGCCGGCTTGTTGCAACAAAGAGCGGCGTGCAAATCAGCAGAGTAATGGCAGGCAGCACCGTGACACAGGCGAGTAGCCGCAGCGACGGCTGGTTGGCCAACGCTTGCCAAAAGAACAAGCCTGCGAGTGCCAACGGAAGCACCAGCAGATAGGACACGACCAATGAGGACGACGTGCGGCGGAAATAACTGCTGGCGGCCAAGCTGATCATGCCGAAGGTGATCGTCGACAGAATCACTGCCAGATATACGGCCAGTACCTCGTAGAGAGACACTCCGCCCAGCGGCAGGCAGAGCATCACGATCGGCAGGCTACAGAAGATCAGCACGGCCAGGTGGGTCAGCGAGGCTAGCAACTTGCCCAGCACGATCGCCTCGGGGCGCAAGGGGCTGGCCAACAGCATTTCGTAGCTCTTGCGTTCCTTCTCGCCGGTAATTGCGCCGGCCGCAAAGCTGGGGGCCATCAACGAGGCGAGCAAGTACTGTTCGAGGAAGATCAGCTCGACCAGGGTCTTGCCGTCCTCGGGATTGGCGCTCATGTCGAGGCGTTGCGCCTTGGGCCAGGCGAACATAACCGCGGCGCTCAACAGCAATACGTACGTGAGGAGCAGCAGGAACGCGCGGTTCATCCGCAGGTTTACGAGCAGCTCGCGTTGAAGGACGGGATTCTCTCGCAAATACATGGTCGCGCGGCGCCTCGTGTTCCGTTTCCGCGTTCAATCGTCGCCGGGTCTCGTCGTAACAAGCCAGGCGGTTTCTCTGTTCTCTTATCGGGGAGATCGCGAGCGCGAGTCGCTCAGGCGACCAGCCCCTTCGTCACCAGCATGAACACATCTTCCAGCGAAGGATCGCGTTCCGCGAAGGAATGCATGCGAACGCCGGCCGCGACAAGCTCTTCGAGCAATGCGGCCAGGCAGGCATCATCGGCCGCCATTTCGACGCGAGCCCGGGTCCCCTCGATTTGCAAATCGAGCGTCTCCGGCCGGCTGCGAATGATCGACAGGCCGGCGTCCATCCGCTCGTGAAAGCGAATTTCCAGGACGCGGTTGCGGCGAATGCGCTTGTAAACCTCGTCGATCGGTCCGTGCATCAACAACTGGCCGCGTTCGATAATGCCGATCGAGGTGCAGCAGTCCGCTAACTCGGTGAGGATATGGCTCGAAATAAGAATCGTTTTGCCCATCCGCCTTAGCTCGCGCAGCAAGGCCTTGACCTCGAGCCGGGCGCGAGGGTCTAAGCCGCTCGAGGGCTCGTCCAGGATCAGCACCGGCGGGTCGTGAACCAGCGTCTTGGCCAGGCACAGACGCTGCTTCATGCCGCGCGACAGGCCGTTCACGAAATCGTCGCGCTTGTGGGTCAGGTCCAATAGCTCAAGCACGTCGCCGATCACTTGTTTGCGACGCGAGCGCGGCAACTGGTAGGCGACGGCAAAGAAGTCGAGAAACTCCCAAACCTTCATGCCGTCGTAGACGCCGAAATTGTCAGGCATGTAGCCGACGCTGCGGCGCACGGCCAGCGGATCGCGCGTGACGCTGTGGCCGTTGACGATTCCCTCGCCGTGCGTCGCATTGAGCAACGTGGCAAGGAAGCGGATCGTGGTGCTCTTGCCGGCACCATTGGGTCCGATGAAGCCAAAGAGCTCACCCGCCTCGATCTTGAGATTGAGCGACTCGACGGCAACGTATTCGCCGTAAGTCTTGCCGAAGTCGATAAGTTCGATCATGTCCTGTCGATCAGTGGCCTCGCTAGAGGCCAGCAATTTGGTTTAAGGAGTATTCTCAGCGGGCTGACGCAAGAAGTCGATAACTTCCTCGTCGACCAGGTCGTTGCCGACTTGCGCCCGGGAGTTGAAGTCGATCTGAATGGGCAGTGCTGGACCGTAAGTCAAATGGGCGACCACGATCGATGCTCGACGAGACTGAGTCGCTGCCGGCGTGATCGTGACGCCGGGCAACTCGTCGCCCGTCCAAGCAATCAACCGCACTTCTCCGGCGGCGACTTCGCTTTGCGCAAGATCCACTAGCGAATCAAGTTCTAGCGGGCCGGTGGCTGCATTTTCCTTTTCGGGCACGAGGTTTCTTTCGCCGCCGTTCTTTCCCCTTGCGGTGCGTGCCGTCAATGAGATATCGAGTGTTTCGTCCGCGGCCAAGGAGCCGATGTGAAACGGCTTGTCTCGATCAATAACGATCATCACTTTCCGCAGGTCGAGCCCGGTGCCATTGTGCAGCCTATAGACGTCCGAATCGACAAGATGGGTCCATTGGAGCCGTCCCGCGAGCGGATACATTTCTTCGCTGTGAACCATTCCAGTGGCGTTCGAGGAAACGGCGAGGTTCGTCAGTTGCAGCGGGTACTGGTCGGCGGTCGTGGTGACGGGCTCCTGACGCAGTGTTACCGTGGCGCGGGATTGTCGGACGGGAAAGTTTATGCCAGAAGCGAATGGCAACGCTACGGCCGAAGGACTGGCCATCTCGACGGAATAGTTGGTCGCAAGCGAGGTATACAGCAACGAATAACGCGTCAGGTGTGCGCGAGCATATTCGGGTTGAATTTCAACGACCGCGATTTCGGTGGCCGAGCGGTCGAAGCCGATGTCCAACTGAGCCAGCCGGACGACAAGCCCTCCAAACACAATGGCGATCAACGGCGCCGCAACCCAGGCCCATTCGACGCGACCCAGCGAACGAAACACGAGCCAGTTCAGCGGGACGAGGACGAATATGTATGCACCCAGCATATAGAGCACGAACATCGCGCGGGGAACCGAAATTGCGGCGGCTTCTCTCAGTAGCTCGCGCGCTTTTTGCGACGCCTGGCTTTGATCGTCCCAGGCCGCGACGCCGCCGTTGACGCCGCCCAATTCGCCGGCATTCGGCAAAATGAGCATCGCCGGGTCCGCGCTGTTCGAGAAGCGGCGTGGTGGCAGCCCGCCTTTCCAGGGCATTTGATCGAGCGCTGGGGGCGCGATCGCCAACCGGCCCGCGTCGCGCGTGAAGAAGCGCATCTGCGACA
The Pirellulales bacterium DNA segment above includes these coding regions:
- a CDS encoding ABC transporter ATP-binding protein, giving the protein MIELIDFGKTYGEYVAVESLNLKIEAGELFGFIGPNGAGKSTTIRFLATLLNATHGEGIVNGHSVTRDPLAVRRSVGYMPDNFGVYDGMKVWEFLDFFAVAYQLPRSRRKQVIGDVLELLDLTHKRDDFVNGLSRGMKQRLCLAKTLVHDPPVLILDEPSSGLDPRARLEVKALLRELRRMGKTILISSHILTELADCCTSIGIIERGQLLMHGPIDEVYKRIRRNRVLEIRFHERMDAGLSIIRSRPETLDLQIEGTRARVEMAADDACLAALLEELVAAGVRMHSFAERDPSLEDVFMLVTKGLVA